In uncultured Methanobacterium sp., a genomic segment contains:
- a CDS encoding coenzyme F420-0:L-glutamate ligase has product MNHTQQESYQKQECVEYSDGKSSYRLIPVNTGYIKPGESYDVIIDPAVNLLEDGDFLVISETPLAVSQGRLVDEAEFKPSISAYFLADIWSKYLWGYILGPLLGIKKRTIENLRKLPPEARSHKEVILHYYGWKHALKPASEAGVDLSNAPGTCVSLLPDDPQGLSEEIKRKIKHISGKNVTVMVIDTDATYKIGKTKFTSLPVSIKGVRNNWGVFGYLLGRLGQIIGPTPLGVSKVHNIDEIFQIAIAAEEYQEIHANNMETVYDMQKLLEGDVNNITLDMLDSITHTPAVIVRKA; this is encoded by the coding sequence ATGAACCATACCCAACAGGAATCCTATCAAAAACAGGAATGTGTGGAATATTCCGACGGAAAAAGCAGCTACCGGTTAATACCTGTTAACACGGGTTATATCAAGCCTGGAGAATCCTACGATGTTATAATCGACCCGGCAGTGAATCTTCTGGAAGATGGAGATTTTTTAGTAATCTCTGAAACCCCTTTAGCCGTATCCCAGGGGAGACTGGTGGATGAAGCTGAATTTAAACCATCAATCAGCGCATACTTCCTAGCGGACATATGGTCCAAATATTTATGGGGATACATCCTGGGCCCCTTATTGGGCATTAAAAAAAGAACCATTGAAAATCTTCGAAAACTTCCCCCAGAGGCTCGTTCTCATAAAGAAGTCATATTACATTATTATGGTTGGAAACACGCATTGAAACCAGCTTCTGAAGCAGGAGTTGATCTGAGCAACGCACCAGGAACTTGTGTTTCATTGTTACCAGATGATCCGCAGGGCCTTTCAGAGGAAATTAAAAGGAAAATTAAGCATATATCTGGTAAAAATGTAACGGTTATGGTCATTGACACAGATGCAACTTACAAAATTGGAAAAACAAAATTCACATCTCTTCCAGTTTCCATAAAAGGTGTCCGCAATAATTGGGGAGTTTTTGGATATTTATTGGGACGACTGGGACAGATAATAGGTCCCACACCATTAGGTGTTTCCAAAGTGCATAACATTGATGAAATTTTTCAAATAGCCATAGCAGCGGAAGAATACCAGGAAATACATGCAAATAATATGGAAACAGTTTATGATATGCAAAAACTACTTGAAGGAGATGTCAACAACATAACCCTAGACATGCTTGATTCAATAACTCACACACCCGCAGTGATAGTCCGAAAAGCGTGA
- the tfe gene encoding transcription factor E, translated as MLADPNVQEILIDVTKDDENSIPIIQCLLNGKTTDEEIAEETEIRLNIVRRILYKLYDAGVASYKRSKDPETQWYTYSWKFEEEKIAEIISEKFDKISREIHQSLEYEEDNMFFVCPNGCRYNFEEASERNFICPDCNTNMEFQDNSSIITELKELKEKMS; from the coding sequence ATGCTTGCAGATCCTAACGTGCAGGAGATTCTCATTGATGTTACTAAAGATGATGAGAATAGCATCCCCATTATTCAATGTTTATTGAATGGAAAAACAACTGATGAGGAAATTGCAGAGGAAACTGAAATTCGACTTAACATTGTAAGAAGAATATTATACAAACTATACGATGCAGGTGTGGCCAGTTATAAGAGAAGTAAGGATCCTGAAACTCAATGGTATACCTACAGCTGGAAATTTGAAGAAGAGAAGATCGCAGAGATCATATCAGAGAAATTTGATAAAATCTCCCGTGAAATTCATCAATCTCTGGAATATGAAGAAGATAACATGTTTTTTGTATGTCCCAATGGGTGCAGATACAACTTTGAAGAAGCTTCTGAAAGAAACTTCATATGCCCTGACTGCAACACCAACATGGAATTCCAGGATAACTCCTCAATAATAACCGAACTAAAGGAATTAAAGGAAAAAATGAGTTAA
- a CDS encoding TIGR00295 family protein yields the protein MGEYLILNEYTSSNILEEFNCPFFVIEHSQAVLSKTIKLVTDFELDVDLDLVKTGAILHDVGRSRTNGIDHAIVGAEILKSRGFPLEVVNIVERHIGAGISKKEALNLGLPPNDYIPITMEEKVVAHADNLIHGTKEVDLDFVIKKWRKNLGENHPSIPKIIKLHSELTGQVPIIKI from the coding sequence ATGGGTGAATACTTGATTTTAAATGAATACACATCTTCCAATATTCTAGAAGAATTCAACTGTCCTTTCTTTGTCATTGAACACTCTCAGGCAGTCCTTTCAAAGACAATCAAACTGGTAACTGATTTTGAATTGGATGTGGACCTGGATCTGGTTAAAACAGGAGCTATTCTCCATGATGTGGGTCGTTCCAGGACTAATGGAATCGATCATGCCATTGTTGGGGCAGAAATCCTCAAAAGCAGAGGATTCCCCCTGGAAGTGGTTAACATTGTGGAAAGGCATATTGGGGCAGGAATTAGTAAAAAAGAAGCATTAAATTTAGGATTACCTCCTAACGATTACATTCCCATTACCATGGAGGAAAAAGTCGTGGCGCATGCTGACAACCTTATTCACGGTACTAAAGAGGTTGATTTAGATTTTGTAATAAAAAAATGGAGAAAAAACCTGGGAGAAAACCATCCATCCATACCCAAAATCATAAAATTACACTCTGAACTTACCGGACAAGTTCCAATCATCAAAATCTAG
- a CDS encoding TfuA-related McrA-glycine thioamidation protein: protein MDKKRIVVFIGPSLPLKEAQKILDAEYHSPVARDDIATLLKDPPDIIGIIDGVFYQQPAVSHREILKALEAGITVVGGSSMGALRSAELDYAGMIGIGTVYQKYRDGLIESDDDVAIVFNPVTHELLSDALVSMNHNFEMAEKEGVITSSDVETLYQTAKNIYYPQRTYPRVLKDSGLGEDKIKKLEDFLDKKQIDVKAEDARKVLEYIKNMV, encoded by the coding sequence TTGGATAAAAAAAGAATTGTGGTGTTTATTGGACCTTCACTCCCTTTAAAAGAGGCTCAAAAAATTTTAGATGCCGAGTATCATTCCCCAGTGGCCAGAGATGATATTGCCACTCTTTTAAAAGACCCTCCAGATATCATTGGGATAATTGATGGTGTTTTCTACCAGCAACCTGCTGTTTCCCACAGGGAAATACTAAAAGCTCTGGAAGCTGGGATCACAGTAGTGGGTGGATCCAGTATGGGGGCTCTTAGATCAGCCGAACTGGACTACGCTGGCATGATCGGAATCGGAACTGTTTACCAGAAGTATCGAGATGGATTAATAGAATCAGATGATGACGTGGCCATTGTTTTTAATCCAGTGACTCATGAATTACTGAGTGATGCTCTGGTGAGCATGAATCACAACTTCGAGATGGCAGAAAAAGAGGGTGTAATAACTTCCAGTGATGTTGAAACCCTGTATCAAACTGCTAAAAATATTTACTATCCTCAAAGAACCTATCCTCGTGTTTTAAAGGATTCTGGTCTGGGAGAAGATAAGATTAAAAAACTTGAGGATTTTTTAGACAAAAAACAAATCGATGTTAAGGCAGAAGATGCCCGAAAAGTGTTAGAGTACATTAAAAACATGGTTTGA
- the larE gene encoding ATP-dependent sacrificial sulfur transferase LarE yields the protein MDIKGKMDKLRDYLHGKKVIIAFSGGADSTLLAWIAKEEASDALAVTVDNGAMPAECVQNAEQIAQMIGIKHRVVGENFLEDPAFQINPPNRCYVCKLKMHQLLEKIAKEEQYDAVVDGTNISDLMEDRPGIMVNIEKNVKTPLVTSGFTSDDVRKVLKQENIEYTPSTTCLATRIPTGKKITSQKINRIDYAETLIKNLTSLEIVRVRDDDGMARIEVKDVDKLIDRGLLHHLDLELKAVGFRRVTLDISGQDDSKDQIMVYKPCKGDKNKIMFETELPYSLNISKTCHELEALGKVKCSTEMGIAMLEMDNTNITIFAKGKIVARKVKDPEDAQELLLKILPCLRRNINLNNV from the coding sequence ATGGATATCAAAGGAAAAATGGATAAATTAAGGGATTATCTTCATGGAAAAAAGGTGATCATTGCATTTTCTGGTGGAGCAGACAGCACACTACTAGCATGGATTGCAAAGGAAGAGGCCAGTGATGCACTGGCAGTTACCGTGGATAATGGGGCTATGCCTGCAGAATGTGTCCAGAATGCAGAGCAGATCGCCCAGATGATAGGGATTAAACATAGGGTTGTTGGTGAAAACTTTCTGGAAGATCCTGCATTTCAAATAAACCCCCCTAACAGGTGTTACGTTTGTAAGCTGAAAATGCACCAACTACTGGAGAAAATAGCAAAGGAAGAACAGTATGATGCTGTGGTTGATGGAACCAACATCAGTGATCTGATGGAGGACCGTCCAGGAATAATGGTTAACATAGAAAAAAACGTTAAAACACCATTGGTAACATCCGGATTTACATCAGATGATGTGAGAAAAGTTTTAAAACAGGAAAATATTGAGTATACCCCCTCAACTACCTGTCTTGCCACCAGAATTCCCACCGGGAAAAAAATCACTTCCCAAAAAATAAACCGTATTGATTATGCTGAAACTCTCATCAAAAACCTCACAAGTCTTGAAATAGTCAGGGTAAGGGATGATGATGGAATGGCACGTATAGAAGTGAAAGATGTGGATAAACTTATTGACAGAGGTTTACTGCATCACTTGGATTTAGAACTCAAGGCAGTGGGTTTTAGAAGAGTAACTTTAGATATCAGTGGGCAGGATGATTCAAAAGATCAAATTATGGTCTATAAACCTTGTAAAGGTGATAAAAATAAGATAATGTTCGAAACAGAACTTCCCTACTCTTTAAACATCTCCAAAACCTGCCACGAACTGGAAGCCCTTGGAAAGGTTAAATGCTCCACGGAAATGGGCATAGCCATGCTAGAGATGGATAATACCAACATCACCATATTTGCCAAGGGAAAAATCGTCGCACGTAAAGTTAAAGACCCGGAAGATGCTCAAGAGTTGTTGCTTAAAATTCTACCCTGTCTGCGCAGAAATATAAATTTGAATAATGTTTAA
- a CDS encoding CBS domain-containing protein, with protein MQIKDIMSEEIHYIQVPGNRANALELMRKNNVSGLPVVKKGTKTLLGILTRTDLVENPDEEQIALIMTRDLITVAPDDNIKDAARKMVENNIRRVPVVDSEELVGLVTASDLVNKALWKMDLNDPAENYILLNVPTTWERTPLNVAFSIMRYFNLKVLLALNNEGKPSGILTETDFLEESEVVSEQTVHNTSVGTEGDKWSWDSTNVLYVFKNHLQFSDKEVRDVATSDLAIVTTKTPVKDCANKMRQRNIEQMPVIDVEGELVGLIRAGDLIKSLLD; from the coding sequence TAAAGGACATAATGTCAGAGGAAATACACTACATCCAAGTACCAGGGAACCGAGCTAACGCTCTGGAACTCATGAGAAAAAACAATGTATCAGGTTTACCTGTAGTAAAAAAAGGCACTAAAACACTGTTAGGCATACTCACCAGAACTGATCTGGTTGAAAACCCTGATGAAGAACAAATTGCCCTTATAATGACCAGGGATTTGATAACTGTAGCTCCTGATGACAATATAAAAGATGCAGCCAGAAAAATGGTTGAAAATAACATTAGAAGAGTTCCAGTTGTGGACAGTGAAGAGTTAGTAGGTTTAGTCACTGCATCAGACCTGGTTAACAAAGCACTATGGAAAATGGATCTTAATGACCCCGCTGAAAATTACATACTCCTCAATGTACCTACCACTTGGGAGAGAACTCCACTCAATGTTGCTTTCTCCATAATGCGCTATTTCAACCTTAAGGTTCTCTTAGCACTTAATAATGAAGGAAAACCATCAGGAATATTAACTGAAACCGATTTCCTGGAAGAAAGTGAAGTGGTATCTGAACAAACAGTTCACAACACTTCTGTCGGCACAGAGGGAGATAAATGGTCATGGGATAGTACAAACGTACTCTATGTTTTTAAAAACCATTTACAATTCTCTGACAAAGAAGTAAGGGACGTAGCTACCAGTGACCTGGCCATAGTTACCACAAAAACCCCGGTCAAAGATTGTGCCAATAAAATGAGGCAGAGAAACATTGAACAGATGCCGGTTATTGATGTGGAAGGGGAACTAGTTGGACTGATAAGAGCAGGTGACCTCATCAAATCGCTCCTTGATTAA